The following nucleotide sequence is from Nitratidesulfovibrio termitidis HI1.
GCGGCAAACCCCACCACCCCGCCGGTCATGCCGCCCACGAACAGCGCCGGGGCGAACATGCCCCCGCTCATGCCGGAACCCAGCGTAAGCGCCGTGGCCAGCGTCTTGCCCAGCAGGATGGTGACCATGGTTATCACGGGCAACTGGCCAAGGATGGCCTGCTCGATCCACCCGTAGCCGTCCGACAGCACCGGCGGGTACAGGATGCCGAACAGCCCCATGAGCACCCCGCCCAGGGCCGTGGTCCACATGATGCCCACCCGCGCCCGCAGCTTGCCGAACACCGAATACTTGAGCACCCGGAAGGTGCGCACGTAGGCCCAGCCGGTGGCGGCGCAGGCCAGCGACAGCAGCAGGTACCACGGCAATTCCAGCACGGAAGTGAAGCTGAAGCGCGGAATGCCGAAGATGGGCGCGGTGCCGAACACGAAGGTGAACAGCGAATAGGACACCACCGACGAAAGCACGGCGGGCAGCAGCGCCTCGGACTCGAAGTCCTCGCGGTACAGCACCTCGATGGCGGTCAGCGCGCCGCCCAGCGGGGCTCGGAACACGGCCCCCAGGCCACCTGCCGCCCCGGCCAGCATCAGGATGCGCCGTTCGCGCGGGGAAAGCCCAAGGCGCATGGACATCCACGAGCCGATGCCCGCCCCGATCTGCGACACCGGCCCCTCGCGCCCGGCACTGCCCCCGGAGGCGATGGTGCAGATCGAGGTCAGCCCCTTCAGCAGCGGGGCACGGCGGCGGATGACGCCCTTTTCCGCATGGAAGGCCCGGATCATGGCGTCGGTGCCGTCGGTCATGCCGTCCAGGCTCTTGGGCAGAAAGCGCTGCACCAGCCAGCCCGTGACCAGCCCCGTGATGCCCAGCGCCGCCACGATGACCCAGGGCCGGTAGGCGCGCGCGACGTCCTCCGCGTGGCCGAACAGCGTTTCTCCCGCCGGGGCGGGCAGGGAGAGCCCGGCCCAGAGCACCTGGATGTAGTGCTTGCCCGCCTCTATGCCCAGAAAGAACAGGATGGCCGCGCAGCCGGAGAGCACCCCCAGCCCCATGCCCAGCACGCCAAGGCGCACATAGGCCACGGTGCGGTACAGGCGCAGGAATTCGTGCACGGGTTTCTTGAGTATGCGTACCATGATGCTTCCAATGCTGAAGGTAACGCGGACATGCCGTCAACACACAGGGGCGCTGTGCGTTACGGCGGCATGCGGGCCGCGCGGCGCGGCACATGGCCGGGCGCGCGGCGGGCGAAGAAACCGGCAGGGCGACATGTCCCGCCGATGCGGCGGGGTGTACCCCGCCGGAAAACTACAGGCGCGCGTCGGGCGCGGAAAGGATTTGCCGGGCCAGGTCCACGTCGCGGCGGATCTGGGTCACCAGTTCATCCAGGCCGGAGAACTTGCGCTCGTCGCGCAGGCGATGCACGAACGAGACGCGGATCTCCCAGTCGTAGATATCGCGGTCAAAGTCGAGAATGTGGGTTTCCACGCTCAGCCGGGCATTGTCGAAGGTGGGGTTGAAGCCCACGTTGGTCACGCCCTGGTACACCTGCCCGTCGATCTGCACCCAGGTGGCGTACACGCCGGGCCTCGGCATCAGTTCGTCGCGCGGCTCCATGTTGGCGGTGGGAAAGCCCAGCAGCTTGCCGCCGCGGTCCATGCCGTGCACCACC
It contains:
- a CDS encoding chloride channel protein, which produces MVRILKKPVHEFLRLYRTVAYVRLGVLGMGLGVLSGCAAILFFLGIEAGKHYIQVLWAGLSLPAPAGETLFGHAEDVARAYRPWVIVAALGITGLVTGWLVQRFLPKSLDGMTDGTDAMIRAFHAEKGVIRRRAPLLKGLTSICTIASGGSAGREGPVSQIGAGIGSWMSMRLGLSPRERRILMLAGAAGGLGAVFRAPLGGALTAIEVLYREDFESEALLPAVLSSVVSYSLFTFVFGTAPIFGIPRFSFTSVLELPWYLLLSLACAATGWAYVRTFRVLKYSVFGKLRARVGIMWTTALGGVLMGLFGILYPPVLSDGYGWIEQAILGQLPVITMVTILLGKTLATALTLGSGMSGGMFAPALFVGGMTGGVVGFAAQQIQPNVVTQPGGYVLVGMAAFFAGIAHAPIGPLVMVCELTQGYGLLAPLMLSSAVCILLGRRTALYENQVENKFESPAHLQDATVNLLATMRVRDCYTRGRVAVVEENVTLKALTDIIANTQAFTFPVRGMRGKLNGLLAVQDVRGILYEADLFDLVLAGDLARPLTALTEDDDLYTALLAFVETDLSQLPVVSKDNEEDVLGLLERSDLFRAYSESLKALREEQ